A window of the Desulforapulum autotrophicum HRM2 genome harbors these coding sequences:
- the metW gene encoding methionine biosynthesis protein MetW has product MADDGPRMRFDLKLISSWIKPGSTVLGLGCGNGDLMVHLKEEKQVKASGIEIKESRVAACIDQGLSVIQGDINEEVRDYPDNAFDYAVLSQTLQQVYAPDDLIRSMLRIARKGIVSFPNFSHWRVRMQLLGTGHVPKTGELPYEWYNTPNIRVLSLKDFQGFARKVGFEILKEAAVRTCENGTRGRLVNFMPNLFATYGIFMIGQKTQKQEK; this is encoded by the coding sequence ATGGCAGATGATGGACCACGGATGCGGTTTGACCTTAAACTGATTTCCTCATGGATCAAGCCCGGATCAACGGTTCTCGGGCTCGGATGCGGTAATGGGGATCTTATGGTCCACCTTAAAGAGGAAAAGCAGGTAAAGGCTTCGGGTATTGAGATCAAGGAGTCAAGGGTGGCCGCATGCATTGACCAGGGGTTGTCGGTCATCCAGGGAGACATCAACGAGGAGGTCAGGGATTATCCGGACAACGCCTTTGACTATGCCGTCCTTTCCCAGACCCTGCAGCAGGTGTATGCCCCTGACGACCTCATTCGTTCCATGCTCAGGATTGCCCGGAAGGGGATAGTCAGTTTTCCCAATTTCAGCCACTGGCGGGTGCGCATGCAGCTTCTGGGTACGGGTCATGTGCCCAAGACAGGTGAACTGCCCTATGAATGGTACAACACCCCGAATATAAGGGTCTTGAGTCTTAAGGATTTTCAAGGTTTTGCCCGGAAGGTGGGGTTTGAGATCCTGAAAGAGGCGGCCGTAAGAACCTGTGAAAACGGGACCCGGGGAAGGCTTGTAAATTTTATGCCCAATCTTTTTGCCACCTATGGTATCTTTATGATCGGTCAGAAAACACAGAAACAGGAAAAATAG
- the metX gene encoding homoserine O-acetyltransferase MetX encodes MEKKNISDPRISDTRVNQESSVKDGRTDNGSADQQFFTFAGPGEEMTLEVGSCLGPITIAYETWGHLNADKSNAVLVCHALSGDAHAAATQGGQKSRPGWWDFMVGPGKAIDTDRYFVVCSNVLGSCAGTTGPSSLNPATHRPYGSDFPMITITDMVRAQGRLMDHLGIDRLLSVVGGSVGGMQVLEWCARYPDRMVSAIALATTTRHSAQAIAFNEVARQAIMADANWNLGNYYSSDTPDMGLAVARMIGHITYLSDEAMGTKFGRRLQNPATLSLELGNDFQVESYLRHQGRKFVERFDANSFLYITKAADYFDLAREYGSGSLEQAVSRFKARFLVVSFTSDWLYPTYQSRELLKAMKQNRIDASFCEIKAKWGHDAFLLPGTGLDRLVAGFLGGVCHGR; translated from the coding sequence AAAGGATGGTCGGACCGACAATGGATCGGCTGATCAGCAATTCTTCACCTTTGCCGGACCTGGAGAGGAGATGACCCTTGAGGTTGGCTCTTGTCTGGGTCCCATCACCATTGCCTATGAAACCTGGGGGCATCTGAACGCGGACAAGAGCAATGCCGTTCTGGTCTGCCATGCCCTGAGCGGAGACGCCCACGCGGCAGCCACCCAGGGCGGGCAGAAATCCAGACCCGGGTGGTGGGATTTCATGGTGGGCCCGGGCAAGGCCATTGACACGGATCGCTATTTTGTCGTGTGTTCAAATGTGCTGGGCAGCTGTGCCGGCACCACCGGCCCTTCGTCCCTGAACCCTGCAACCCATAGGCCCTATGGCAGCGATTTTCCCATGATCACCATCACGGATATGGTCCGGGCCCAGGGGCGGCTCATGGATCATCTTGGCATTGACAGGCTTTTGAGCGTTGTGGGGGGGTCTGTGGGGGGGATGCAGGTCCTTGAATGGTGCGCCCGGTATCCGGACCGCATGGTGTCGGCCATTGCCCTTGCCACCACCACCCGCCATTCAGCCCAGGCCATTGCCTTTAACGAGGTGGCCCGCCAGGCCATCATGGCCGATGCCAACTGGAACCTGGGCAACTACTATTCAAGCGATACACCGGACATGGGGCTTGCCGTTGCACGGATGATCGGCCACATTACCTATCTTTCCGATGAGGCCATGGGCACGAAGTTCGGCAGAAGGCTCCAGAACCCGGCCACCCTTTCCCTTGAGTTGGGCAATGATTTCCAGGTGGAGAGCTACCTGCGTCACCAGGGCAGAAAGTTTGTTGAACGGTTTGACGCCAATTCCTTTCTCTACATCACCAAGGCCGCCGATTATTTTGATCTTGCCAGGGAGTATGGTTCAGGATCGCTTGAGCAGGCTGTTTCAAGGTTTAAGGCCCGATTCCTGGTGGTGTCGTTCACCTCTGACTGGCTCTATCCCACCTACCAGTCCAGGGAACTTTTAAAGGCCATGAAGCAAAACCGCATTGATGCAAGTTTTTGTGAAATCAAGGCCAAGTGGGGACATGACGCCTTTCTTTTGCCTGGCACAGGTCTTGACCGGCTGGTTGCAGGTTTTCTTGGGGGGGTATGCCATGGCAGATGA